Proteins encoded within one genomic window of Myxococcales bacterium:
- a CDS encoding dihydroorotase, whose translation MESICLRGGRVLDPASKTDARADVLVVDGVIAAIGSKLETPSGTNEVDVSGAWVTPGLIDIHVHLREPGQEYKEDIATGTESAAVGGFTAVCCMPNTKPVNDNRAVTELIVRRAREAGKVRVYPIGAITQGLEGKVLAEMGELKEAGCVAVSDDGRPVMDAEVMRRAFEYARTFGLVLIQHCEDLCLSRHGAMNEGAVSTRAGIRAQPAAAESTMVARDLELVALTGARYHVAHISAAESIRLVREAKERGLPVTAEVTPHHLVLTEDACATYDTNTKMNPPLRTSLDVQAAIEGLVDGTIDCIATDHAPHSPIEKDVEFEQAAFGVIGLETAVPLTLELVRNGRLDPMTWVERLTLAPARLLGLPGGRLAVGAPADVSVIHPELPWTFAKEGVVSRSKNSPFLGRNMQGRAILTLVGGRIVYQDEGQARSQEPRA comes from the coding sequence ATGGAATCCATCTGCCTGCGGGGCGGGCGCGTCCTGGACCCCGCCTCGAAAACCGACGCGCGGGCAGACGTATTGGTGGTAGATGGCGTCATCGCCGCGATCGGCTCGAAGCTCGAGACGCCCTCGGGCACGAACGAGGTGGACGTGAGCGGCGCCTGGGTCACACCAGGGCTCATCGACATCCACGTCCACCTGCGAGAGCCCGGGCAGGAATACAAGGAAGACATCGCCACGGGCACCGAGAGCGCCGCGGTGGGGGGCTTCACCGCCGTCTGCTGCATGCCCAACACCAAGCCGGTCAACGATAACCGCGCCGTCACGGAGCTCATCGTGCGCCGCGCCCGGGAAGCGGGCAAGGTGCGGGTGTATCCCATCGGAGCCATCACCCAGGGGCTCGAGGGCAAGGTGCTCGCCGAGATGGGTGAGCTGAAAGAGGCGGGTTGCGTCGCCGTCTCCGACGACGGCCGCCCGGTGATGGACGCCGAGGTGATGCGGCGGGCCTTCGAGTACGCCCGCACGTTCGGCCTGGTGCTCATTCAGCACTGCGAAGATCTCTGCCTGTCCCGACATGGCGCGATGAACGAAGGGGCGGTGTCCACCCGGGCGGGCATCCGTGCGCAGCCCGCTGCGGCCGAGTCCACCATGGTGGCTCGTGACCTCGAGCTGGTGGCCCTCACAGGGGCGCGCTACCACGTGGCTCACATCAGCGCGGCTGAGTCGATTCGCCTCGTGCGTGAGGCCAAAGAGCGCGGTCTGCCGGTGACGGCCGAGGTGACTCCGCATCACCTCGTGCTGACCGAGGACGCGTGCGCCACCTACGACACGAACACGAAGATGAACCCGCCCCTGCGCACCTCGCTCGACGTGCAGGCGGCCATCGAGGGTCTGGTCGACGGCACCATCGACTGCATCGCCACCGACCACGCGCCGCACTCTCCCATCGAGAAGGACGTGGAGTTCGAGCAAGCTGCCTTCGGCGTCATCGGCCTCGAGACCGCCGTGCCCTTGACGCTCGAGTTGGTGCGAAACGGCCGCCTGGATCCCATGACCTGGGTCGAGCGCCTCACCCTCGCGCCGGCGCGCCTGCTCGGCTTGCCGGGGGGGCGTCTTGCGGTGGGCGCCCCGGCCGACGTGAGCGTCATTCATCCCGAGCTGCCCTGGACCTTCGCCAAAGAAGGCGTCGTGTCCCGGTCCAAAAACAGTCCTTTTTTGGGGCGAAACATGCAGGGCCGGGCCATTTTGACCTTGGTGGGTGGACGCATCGTCTACCAGGACGAAGGCCAAGCCCGGTCACAGGAGCCACGCGCGTGA